A stretch of the Alnus glutinosa chromosome 6, dhAlnGlut1.1, whole genome shotgun sequence genome encodes the following:
- the LOC133871209 gene encoding uncharacterized protein LOC133871209 isoform X2, whose product MEPPSSDKAKQTDEDCAIVLELSENDPHFDKKKKLLQKKGFNPREQIFLKSSSCPDWISTTLKVMLQIARIIQLNEVELYFGEGDKCSPVELYSPRNELEALNSILSLLDIPLSGDKCMQRNALQELREAIIGMIHDFGDKNSVKTTILEIQSCEKEECLSQWGESNGMRTRLQIAYVKGAGRGAIAREDLNVGDIALEIPVSIVISEELVRISDMFHILEKIDGISIETMLLLWSMKERHNCNSNFKIYFNTLPEKFNTGLSFGVEAIVSLDGSLLFEEIMQAKEHLRNQYDELFPALCDDHPDTFPRELYTWEQFLWACELWYSNSMKVMFPDGKLKTCLIPIAGFLNHSLHPHISHFGKIDSATNSLKFCLSRPCSAGEQCFLSYGNFSSSHLVTFYGFLPQGDNPYDIIPMDTGAAQDDCAEGICTSNWSTHMVRATWHSNNRDIFHYGLPSPLLDSLRRARSPMLRTKTLLQANLENEIEILKDLLFTFDNMMENLGDADEDDRGNGSWDVRLAVEFKDIQRGIVSSILTSCYAGVKLVEYEWSKCMGEDKLG is encoded by the exons ATGGAG CCACCGTCATCTGATAAGGCCAAACAGACTGATGAGGACTGCGCAATAGTTCTTGAGCTATCTGAAAATGACCctcattttgataaaaagaag AAATTACTTCAAAAGAAGGGTTTTAATCCCAGGGAACAGATTTTTCTCAAGAGCTCTTCATGTCCCGATTGGATAAGTACAACCTTGAAAGTAATGCTTCAGATAGCAAGAATCATACAGTTAAATGAG GTAGAACTTTATTTTGGCGAGGGTGATAAATGTTCACCAGTGGAATTGTACAGCCCCAGGAATGAGCTGGAAGCTCTTAATTCAATCCTTTCGCTTCTTGACATACCACTGTCTGGTGATAAGTGCATGCAAAGGAATGCCCTGCAAGAATTACGGGAAGCAATTATTGGTATGATCCATGACTTTGGGGACAAGAACAGTGTGAAGACTACAATTTTAGAAATTCAAAGCTGTGAGAAAGAAGAATGTTTGTCACAATGGGGTGAAAGCAATGGCATGAGGACAAGGTTGCAGATAGCTT ATGTCAAAGGGGCTGGCAGAGGAGCCATAGCAAGAGAAGATCTAAATGTAGGAGACATTGCTTTGGAGATCCCTGTATCTATTGTCATTTCTGAGGAGCTAGTGCGCATATCTGACATG TTTCATATACTAGAGAAGATTGATGGTATCTCTATAGAGACAATGTTATTGTTGTGGAGCATGAAGGAGAGGCACAATTGTAATTCAAATTTCAAGATTTACTTTAACACGCTTCCAGAAAAATTCAATACAG GGTTGAGCTTTGGAGTTGAAGCAATTGTGTCTCTGGATGGGAGCTTGCTGTTCGAAGAAATAATGCAAGCAAAAGAG CACTTGCGTAATCAATATGATGAGTTATTTCCTGCACTGTGTGATGATCATCCTGATACATTTCCAAGGGAACTATACACATGGGAGCAATTCTTATGGGCTTGTGAACTCTGgtactcaaatagcatgaaagTAATGTTCCCTGATGGAAAGCTAAAGACATGCTTAATTCCTATTGCTGGCTTTCTTAACCATTCG TTACACCCACACATATCGCACTTTGGCAAAATAGATTCTGCAACAAATTCCTTGAAGTTCTGCCTATCAAGACCATGCAGTGCAGGAGAACAATGCTTTCTTAGTTATGGGAACTTCTCTAGTTCTCATCTAGTTACCTTCTATGGCTTTTTACCACAAGGAGACAACCCATATGATATCATTCCAATGG ATACTGGGGCTGCACAGGATGATTGTGCTGAGGGTATATGCACATCCAACTGGAGCACTCACATGGTGCGGGCTACTTGGCACTCAAACAATCGCGATATTTTCCATTATGGCTTGCCATCGCCATTATTGGACTCTCTACGGAGAGCTCGGAGTCCTATGCTACGGACCAAGAcctta CTACAAGCAAACTtggaaaatgaaattgaaattctcaaagACCTTCTCTTCACCTTTGATAACATGATGGAAAATCTTGGTGATGCAGATGAGGATGACAG AGGAAACGGCAGTTGGGATGTAAGGCTGGCAGTGGAGTTCAAAGATATACAGAGAGGAATCGTCTCTTCAATTTTAACTTCATGTTATGCTGGTGTGAAGCTTGTGGAATATGAATGGAGCAAATGCATGGGTGAGGACAAGCTTGGGTAG
- the LOC133871209 gene encoding uncharacterized protein LOC133871209 isoform X1, with product MEVDKPPSSDKAKQTDEDCAIVLELSENDPHFDKKKKLLQKKGFNPREQIFLKSSSCPDWISTTLKVMLQIARIIQLNEVELYFGEGDKCSPVELYSPRNELEALNSILSLLDIPLSGDKCMQRNALQELREAIIGMIHDFGDKNSVKTTILEIQSCEKEECLSQWGESNGMRTRLQIAYVKGAGRGAIAREDLNVGDIALEIPVSIVISEELVRISDMFHILEKIDGISIETMLLLWSMKERHNCNSNFKIYFNTLPEKFNTGLSFGVEAIVSLDGSLLFEEIMQAKEHLRNQYDELFPALCDDHPDTFPRELYTWEQFLWACELWYSNSMKVMFPDGKLKTCLIPIAGFLNHSLHPHISHFGKIDSATNSLKFCLSRPCSAGEQCFLSYGNFSSSHLVTFYGFLPQGDNPYDIIPMDTGAAQDDCAEGICTSNWSTHMVRATWHSNNRDIFHYGLPSPLLDSLRRARSPMLRTKTLLQANLENEIEILKDLLFTFDNMMENLGDADEDDRGNGSWDVRLAVEFKDIQRGIVSSILTSCYAGVKLVEYEWSKCMGEDKLG from the exons ATGGAGGTTGATAAA CCACCGTCATCTGATAAGGCCAAACAGACTGATGAGGACTGCGCAATAGTTCTTGAGCTATCTGAAAATGACCctcattttgataaaaagaag AAATTACTTCAAAAGAAGGGTTTTAATCCCAGGGAACAGATTTTTCTCAAGAGCTCTTCATGTCCCGATTGGATAAGTACAACCTTGAAAGTAATGCTTCAGATAGCAAGAATCATACAGTTAAATGAG GTAGAACTTTATTTTGGCGAGGGTGATAAATGTTCACCAGTGGAATTGTACAGCCCCAGGAATGAGCTGGAAGCTCTTAATTCAATCCTTTCGCTTCTTGACATACCACTGTCTGGTGATAAGTGCATGCAAAGGAATGCCCTGCAAGAATTACGGGAAGCAATTATTGGTATGATCCATGACTTTGGGGACAAGAACAGTGTGAAGACTACAATTTTAGAAATTCAAAGCTGTGAGAAAGAAGAATGTTTGTCACAATGGGGTGAAAGCAATGGCATGAGGACAAGGTTGCAGATAGCTT ATGTCAAAGGGGCTGGCAGAGGAGCCATAGCAAGAGAAGATCTAAATGTAGGAGACATTGCTTTGGAGATCCCTGTATCTATTGTCATTTCTGAGGAGCTAGTGCGCATATCTGACATG TTTCATATACTAGAGAAGATTGATGGTATCTCTATAGAGACAATGTTATTGTTGTGGAGCATGAAGGAGAGGCACAATTGTAATTCAAATTTCAAGATTTACTTTAACACGCTTCCAGAAAAATTCAATACAG GGTTGAGCTTTGGAGTTGAAGCAATTGTGTCTCTGGATGGGAGCTTGCTGTTCGAAGAAATAATGCAAGCAAAAGAG CACTTGCGTAATCAATATGATGAGTTATTTCCTGCACTGTGTGATGATCATCCTGATACATTTCCAAGGGAACTATACACATGGGAGCAATTCTTATGGGCTTGTGAACTCTGgtactcaaatagcatgaaagTAATGTTCCCTGATGGAAAGCTAAAGACATGCTTAATTCCTATTGCTGGCTTTCTTAACCATTCG TTACACCCACACATATCGCACTTTGGCAAAATAGATTCTGCAACAAATTCCTTGAAGTTCTGCCTATCAAGACCATGCAGTGCAGGAGAACAATGCTTTCTTAGTTATGGGAACTTCTCTAGTTCTCATCTAGTTACCTTCTATGGCTTTTTACCACAAGGAGACAACCCATATGATATCATTCCAATGG ATACTGGGGCTGCACAGGATGATTGTGCTGAGGGTATATGCACATCCAACTGGAGCACTCACATGGTGCGGGCTACTTGGCACTCAAACAATCGCGATATTTTCCATTATGGCTTGCCATCGCCATTATTGGACTCTCTACGGAGAGCTCGGAGTCCTATGCTACGGACCAAGAcctta CTACAAGCAAACTtggaaaatgaaattgaaattctcaaagACCTTCTCTTCACCTTTGATAACATGATGGAAAATCTTGGTGATGCAGATGAGGATGACAG AGGAAACGGCAGTTGGGATGTAAGGCTGGCAGTGGAGTTCAAAGATATACAGAGAGGAATCGTCTCTTCAATTTTAACTTCATGTTATGCTGGTGTGAAGCTTGTGGAATATGAATGGAGCAAATGCATGGGTGAGGACAAGCTTGGGTAG
- the LOC133871237 gene encoding DNA repair protein XRCC3 homolog: MTPGPENLLRRPVTTPKCTLGCQVLDRCLAGGIPCNSITELFAESGCGKTQLCLQLALSAQLPISLGGLSASSLYIHTEFPFPSRRLHQLSHAFRSSHPAIFNSDPCDSIFVRAVHSVDQLLDILPKMESFLSDLKTQLPVKLIVIDSIAALFRSEFENTPAELKRRSSLFFKISGKLKLLAKRFGLAVVVTNQIVDLVVPEGVNGLRVGNLARLYSSGRRVCPALGLAWANCVNSRLFLSRNEEVEKEENGLADSNHLCTRTRRQLHVVFAPHLPAASCEFVITREGVFGVE; encoded by the coding sequence ATGACTCCGGGCCCAGAAAATCTCCTCCGCCGTCCTGTCACCACGCCAAAATGCACCCTTGGCTGCCAGGTACTCGACCGCTGCCTCGCCGGCGGCATACCCTGCAACTCCATAACCGAACTCTTCGCCGAGAGCGGTTGCGGCAAGACCCAGCTCTGCCTTCAATTGGCTCTCTCCGCTCAGCTCCCGATCTCCCTCGGCGGCCTCTCCGCCTCTTCTCTCTACATCCACACCGAATTCCCTTTTCCCTCTCGCCGCCTCCACCAACTCTCCCACGCCTTCCGGTCTTCACACCCCGCAATTTTCAACAGTGATCCTTGCGATTCTATATTTGTTCGCGCTGTACATTCTGTGGACCAACTGCTCGATATATTGCCTAAGATGGAGTCGTTTCTATCCGACCTGAAAACCCAGTTGCCGGTTAAGCTTATTGTGATTGATTCGATAGCGGCGCTTTTTCGTTCCGAGTTTGAGAACACCCCGGCTGAGCTTAAGCGGAGGTCCTCGCTGTTTTTCAAGATTTCTGGGAAATTGAAGTTGTTGGCGAAGAGGTTCGGTCTGGCGGTTGTGGTGACGAACCAGATAGTGGATTTGGTGGTGCCTGAGGGGGTAAATGGGCTGAGGGTTGGGAATTTGGCTCGCTTGTATTCGTCGGGGAGACGGGTTTGTCCCGCCTTGGGACTAGCGTGGGCGAATTGTGTGAATTCAAGGTTGTTCTTGTCGAGGAATGAGGAGGTTGAGAAAGAAGAGAACGGCTTGGCGGATTCGAATCATCTGTGTACGCGAACAAGGCGGCAACTTCATGTTGTTTTCGCGCCTCATTTGCCGGCGGCTTCTTGTGAGTTTGTGATCACAAGAGAAGGGGTTTTTGGAGTTGAATGA
- the LOC133870708 gene encoding uncharacterized protein LOC133870708 produces MMVANSFDLWQKDSFFSAAEEVQESADAMESAYRTWVRERRQTLSPEDLDELCRELQTALGTAKWQLEEFVRAVRLSYGHRGNDNTTARHRQFIDAIENQILHVETALRESFNEEGKQPLQWVNLDEDERDELATFLSGSSQSSQSAKDECLELRPSMKSSLLENHAQRKDADLKYSPVYDTDFSDEMEGFKDVSCVKKDGNHVINIKSNEIHGGMDDIICQPDKMTNNTRRTWSSPNFSELKIIIPDEDGHINKLMLSVEDTPKEKGLKPVFRKQRRGEFLQVQGAVSLFNQLFGRVGGFQRQLQSPLHLPFRCSVQVTLALMLTIFLIVPFVFYSA; encoded by the exons ATGATGGTTGCAAACAGCTTTGATCTATGGCAAAAGGACTCCTTCTTTTCTGCGGCCGAGGAGGTTCAAGAATCTGCCGATGC AATGGAATCAGCATACAGGACATGGGTAAGAGAGAGGAGACAAACTCTATCACCAGAGGATTTGGATGAACTCTGTAGGGAGTTGCAAACTGCTTTAGGTACTGCCAAATGGCAG TTGGAGGAGTTTGTGAGGGCTGTCAGGTTGAGCTATGGACATCGTGGCAATGACAATACAACAGCTAGGCATAGACAATTCATTGATGCCATTGAAAACCAAATATTGCATGTCGAAACAGCGTTAAGGGAATCTTTTAATGAGGAAGGAAAGCAACCCCTTCAATGGGTAAACCTGGATGAAGATGAACGTGATGAGTTGGCCACATTTCTCTCTGGCAGCTCCCAGAGCTCACAAAGTGCAAAAGATGAATGTTTAGAGCTCAGACCTTCCATGAAAAGCTCTCTTTTGGAGAATCATGCTCAGAGAAAAGATGCAGACCTCAAGTACAGTCCTGTCTATGACACAGATTTTTCTGATGAAATGGAAGGTTTTAAAGATGTTagttgtgtcaagaaggatgGAAATCATGtcataaatataaaatcaaatgaaattCATGGAGGGATGGATGATATAATTTGTCAACCAGATAAAATGACTAATAATACAAGAAGAACGTGGAGTTCTCCAAATTTTAGTGAATTGAAGATCATAATTCCTGATGAAGATGGACATATAAACAAACTAATGCTGAGCGTTGAGGACACACCTAAAGAAAAAGGATTGAAACCTGTCTTCCGGAAGCAAAGGCGCGGGGAGTTTCTTCAGGTCCAGGGAGCGGTTAGTTTGTTCAATCAG CTCTTTGGTCGGGTGGGTGGCTTCCAGAGACAATTGCAAAGTCCACTACACTTGCCGTTCCGTTGTTCTGTTCAAGTTACACTCGCTTTGATGCTAACTATTTTTTTGATTG TAccttttgtattttattcagCTTGA